In Monodelphis domestica isolate mMonDom1 chromosome 4, mMonDom1.pri, whole genome shotgun sequence, one DNA window encodes the following:
- the FAM76A gene encoding protein FAM76A isoform X2: MAALYACTKCHQRFPFEALSQGQQLCKECRIAHPMVKCTYCRTEFQQESKTNTICKKCAQNVKLYGTPKPCQYCNIIAAFIGNKCQRCTNSEKKYGPPYSCEQCKQQCAFDRKDDRKKVDGKLLCWLCTLSYKRVLQKTREQRKHLSSSSRAGHHEKEQYSRLSSGSHFNSQKTLSTSSIQNEIPKKKSKFDAITANGDSVPSSYELLCPNIQSAPSVLVQWAASQQSLGANHYPVPPGTGILNFSPDLALDSPGTDHFVIIAQLKEEVATLKKMLHQKDQMILEKEKKITELKADLQYQESQMRAKMNQMEKTHKEVTEQLQAKNRELLKQAAALSKGKKPEKSGAMTSP; the protein is encoded by the exons ATGGCGGCGCTCTACGCCTGCACCAAATGCCACCAGCGCTTCCCCTTTGAGGCGCTGTCTCAGGGGCAACAGCTGTGCAAG GAATGTCGGATTGCACATCCTATGGTTAAATGTACCTACTGTAGGACTGAATTCCAGCAGGAAAG TAAAACCAATACAATATGCAAGAAATGTGCTCAGAATGTAAAGCTGTATGGAACG cCCAAGCCTTGTCAGTATTGCAACATTATTGCAGCATTTATTGGCAATAAATGTCAGCGCTGTACAAACTCAGAGAAGAAGTATGGACCACCATACTCTTGTGAACAATGCAAACAACAGTGTGCCTTTGACAGGAAAGATGACAGAAAGAAG GTGGATGGGAAGTTGCTGTGTTGGCTTTGTACTTTATCATATAAGAGGGTCCTACAAAAGACTAGAGAACAGCGGAAGCATCTGAGTAGCTCATCCCGAGCAGGCCACCATGAGAAGGAGCAGTACAGCCGACTAAGTTCTGGGAGTCATTTTAACAG CCAAAAAACACTGTCTACATCTTCAATTCAGAATGAAAttccaaagaagaaatccaagtttGATGCTATCACAGCTAATGGAGACAG cGTTCCTTCCTCTTACGAGCTGCTTTGTCCTAATATCCAGAGTGCCCCGTCCGTGTTGGTGCAGTGGGCTGCTTCCCAACAGAGTCTTGGTGCCAACCATTATCCTGTTCCTCCAGGCACTGGCATCCTGAA cttTTCACCAGACTTAGCTCTGGATTCTCCGGGCACTGATCATTTTGTCATCATTGCCCAGCTGAAGGAAGAAGTGGCCACACTTAAGAAGATGCTTCATCAGAAGGATCAGATGAtcttagagaaagagaagaag ATTACTGAATTGAAGGCTGATCTGCAGTATCAGGAATCTCAGATGAGAGCCAAGATGAATCAGATGGAAAAGACCCACAAAGAAGTCACTGAGCAATTACAG GCCAAAAACCGAGAGCTGTTGAAGCAAGCAGCTGCTTTGTCGAAGGGTAAAAAGCCCGAGAAGTCGGGAGCAATGACTTCTCCGTGA
- the FAM76A gene encoding protein FAM76A isoform X4 codes for MAALYACTKCHQRFPFEALSQGQQLCKECRIAHPMVKCTYCRTEFQQESKTNTICKKCAQNVKLYGTPKPCQYCNIIAAFIGNKCQRCTNSEKKYGPPYSCEQCKQQCAFDRKDDRKKVDGKLLCWLCTLSYKRVLQKTREQRKHLSSSSRAGHHEKEQYSRLSSGSHFNSQKTLSTSSIQNEIPKKKSKFDAITANGDSFSPDLALDSPGTDHFVIIAQLKEEVATLKKMLHQKDQMILEKEKKITELKADLQYQESQMRAKMNQMEKTHKEVTEQLQAKNRELLKQAAALSKGKKPEKSGAMTSP; via the exons ATGGCGGCGCTCTACGCCTGCACCAAATGCCACCAGCGCTTCCCCTTTGAGGCGCTGTCTCAGGGGCAACAGCTGTGCAAG GAATGTCGGATTGCACATCCTATGGTTAAATGTACCTACTGTAGGACTGAATTCCAGCAGGAAAG TAAAACCAATACAATATGCAAGAAATGTGCTCAGAATGTAAAGCTGTATGGAACG cCCAAGCCTTGTCAGTATTGCAACATTATTGCAGCATTTATTGGCAATAAATGTCAGCGCTGTACAAACTCAGAGAAGAAGTATGGACCACCATACTCTTGTGAACAATGCAAACAACAGTGTGCCTTTGACAGGAAAGATGACAGAAAGAAG GTGGATGGGAAGTTGCTGTGTTGGCTTTGTACTTTATCATATAAGAGGGTCCTACAAAAGACTAGAGAACAGCGGAAGCATCTGAGTAGCTCATCCCGAGCAGGCCACCATGAGAAGGAGCAGTACAGCCGACTAAGTTCTGGGAGTCATTTTAACAG CCAAAAAACACTGTCTACATCTTCAATTCAGAATGAAAttccaaagaagaaatccaagtttGATGCTATCACAGCTAATGGAGACAG cttTTCACCAGACTTAGCTCTGGATTCTCCGGGCACTGATCATTTTGTCATCATTGCCCAGCTGAAGGAAGAAGTGGCCACACTTAAGAAGATGCTTCATCAGAAGGATCAGATGAtcttagagaaagagaagaag ATTACTGAATTGAAGGCTGATCTGCAGTATCAGGAATCTCAGATGAGAGCCAAGATGAATCAGATGGAAAAGACCCACAAAGAAGTCACTGAGCAATTACAG GCCAAAAACCGAGAGCTGTTGAAGCAAGCAGCTGCTTTGTCGAAGGGTAAAAAGCCCGAGAAGTCGGGAGCAATGACTTCTCCGTGA
- the FAM76A gene encoding protein FAM76A isoform X1 — MAALYACTKCHQRFPFEALSQGQQLCKECRIAHPMVKCTYCRTEFQQESKTNTICKKCAQNVKLYGTPKPCQYCNIIAAFIGNKCQRCTNSEKKYGPPYSCEQCKQQCAFDRKDDRKKVDGKLLCWLCTLSYKRVLQKTREQRKHLSSSSRAGHHEKEQYSRLSSGSHFNSQKTLSTSSIQNEIPKKKSKFDAITANGDSVPSSYELLCPNIQSAPSVLVQWAASQQSLGANHYPVPPGTGILNSFSPDLALDSPGTDHFVIIAQLKEEVATLKKMLHQKDQMILEKEKKITELKADLQYQESQMRAKMNQMEKTHKEVTEQLQAKNRELLKQAAALSKGKKPEKSGAMTSP; from the exons ATGGCGGCGCTCTACGCCTGCACCAAATGCCACCAGCGCTTCCCCTTTGAGGCGCTGTCTCAGGGGCAACAGCTGTGCAAG GAATGTCGGATTGCACATCCTATGGTTAAATGTACCTACTGTAGGACTGAATTCCAGCAGGAAAG TAAAACCAATACAATATGCAAGAAATGTGCTCAGAATGTAAAGCTGTATGGAACG cCCAAGCCTTGTCAGTATTGCAACATTATTGCAGCATTTATTGGCAATAAATGTCAGCGCTGTACAAACTCAGAGAAGAAGTATGGACCACCATACTCTTGTGAACAATGCAAACAACAGTGTGCCTTTGACAGGAAAGATGACAGAAAGAAG GTGGATGGGAAGTTGCTGTGTTGGCTTTGTACTTTATCATATAAGAGGGTCCTACAAAAGACTAGAGAACAGCGGAAGCATCTGAGTAGCTCATCCCGAGCAGGCCACCATGAGAAGGAGCAGTACAGCCGACTAAGTTCTGGGAGTCATTTTAACAG CCAAAAAACACTGTCTACATCTTCAATTCAGAATGAAAttccaaagaagaaatccaagtttGATGCTATCACAGCTAATGGAGACAG cGTTCCTTCCTCTTACGAGCTGCTTTGTCCTAATATCCAGAGTGCCCCGTCCGTGTTGGTGCAGTGGGCTGCTTCCCAACAGAGTCTTGGTGCCAACCATTATCCTGTTCCTCCAGGCACTGGCATCCTGAA cagcttTTCACCAGACTTAGCTCTGGATTCTCCGGGCACTGATCATTTTGTCATCATTGCCCAGCTGAAGGAAGAAGTGGCCACACTTAAGAAGATGCTTCATCAGAAGGATCAGATGAtcttagagaaagagaagaag ATTACTGAATTGAAGGCTGATCTGCAGTATCAGGAATCTCAGATGAGAGCCAAGATGAATCAGATGGAAAAGACCCACAAAGAAGTCACTGAGCAATTACAG GCCAAAAACCGAGAGCTGTTGAAGCAAGCAGCTGCTTTGTCGAAGGGTAAAAAGCCCGAGAAGTCGGGAGCAATGACTTCTCCGTGA
- the FAM76A gene encoding protein FAM76A isoform X3, with protein MAALYACTKCHQRFPFEALSQGQQLCKECRIAHPMVKCTYCRTEFQQESKTNTICKKCAQNVKLYGTPKPCQYCNIIAAFIGNKCQRCTNSEKKYGPPYSCEQCKQQCAFDRKDDRKKVDGKLLCWLCTLSYKRVLQKTREQRKHLSSSSRAGHHEKEQYSRLSSGSHFNSQKTLSTSSIQNEIPKKKSKFDAITANGDSSFSPDLALDSPGTDHFVIIAQLKEEVATLKKMLHQKDQMILEKEKKITELKADLQYQESQMRAKMNQMEKTHKEVTEQLQAKNRELLKQAAALSKGKKPEKSGAMTSP; from the exons ATGGCGGCGCTCTACGCCTGCACCAAATGCCACCAGCGCTTCCCCTTTGAGGCGCTGTCTCAGGGGCAACAGCTGTGCAAG GAATGTCGGATTGCACATCCTATGGTTAAATGTACCTACTGTAGGACTGAATTCCAGCAGGAAAG TAAAACCAATACAATATGCAAGAAATGTGCTCAGAATGTAAAGCTGTATGGAACG cCCAAGCCTTGTCAGTATTGCAACATTATTGCAGCATTTATTGGCAATAAATGTCAGCGCTGTACAAACTCAGAGAAGAAGTATGGACCACCATACTCTTGTGAACAATGCAAACAACAGTGTGCCTTTGACAGGAAAGATGACAGAAAGAAG GTGGATGGGAAGTTGCTGTGTTGGCTTTGTACTTTATCATATAAGAGGGTCCTACAAAAGACTAGAGAACAGCGGAAGCATCTGAGTAGCTCATCCCGAGCAGGCCACCATGAGAAGGAGCAGTACAGCCGACTAAGTTCTGGGAGTCATTTTAACAG CCAAAAAACACTGTCTACATCTTCAATTCAGAATGAAAttccaaagaagaaatccaagtttGATGCTATCACAGCTAATGGAGACAG cagcttTTCACCAGACTTAGCTCTGGATTCTCCGGGCACTGATCATTTTGTCATCATTGCCCAGCTGAAGGAAGAAGTGGCCACACTTAAGAAGATGCTTCATCAGAAGGATCAGATGAtcttagagaaagagaagaag ATTACTGAATTGAAGGCTGATCTGCAGTATCAGGAATCTCAGATGAGAGCCAAGATGAATCAGATGGAAAAGACCCACAAAGAAGTCACTGAGCAATTACAG GCCAAAAACCGAGAGCTGTTGAAGCAAGCAGCTGCTTTGTCGAAGGGTAAAAAGCCCGAGAAGTCGGGAGCAATGACTTCTCCGTGA